Within the Flavobacterium sp. N502536 genome, the region AGAAATAATTCATCTGCTTTTTGAAGATCAAACGGAGAAATTATCTCCTCTACAACTTCTATGCCTTCTACTTTTTTAGCCAAAGCTAAAATCTGTTTGCGCATTATTCCATTTAAACAACCTTCAGAAATTGGCGGGGTAATTAGTTTTTCCCCCACAACCATGAACAAATTCCCTTGTAATACCTCAACAACATTTTTAGTATCATTTAGCAAAACACAGTTGGCCAGGCCATTTTCATGAGCAAAAATACTTCCGGTTACATTTATCATCTTATTTGTCGTTTTAATAGACGATAATAATTGTTTGGTCACATAGAAGTCTTTATACAAATCCACTTCGTATTCAGCTGTATTTAAAGCATATAGAACGCTTTCAAGAGCGGTTGCGTGAATCAAAAAGGAAACTTCATTCGTTTTAGGCAAATAAAATCCGCCTTCCTTTCTAAAAACTGTAATTCTGGCTCTGGCAGCTGCCGAAATACCTTTTTGTTGCACCAGACTTAAAAGCTGCTCTTCAAAATACTCCATGGTAAAATTCATTGGAATTTCCATTCGAACCACACGCATAGAAGCCATTAATCTGAAATAATGATCTTCAAGGAACAAGATTTTATTATTGACAATTTTTACTGTTTCAAAAACACCATCTCCGTATAAAAACGCACGATTTTGAGTTAATACATTCTCTTCTTCTGCTACTATAGTTCCGTTAAAATTGATCATAAAAAAAACCCTGAATTTTGTTCAGGGCAAATATAAGGTATAAAATAGAATTTTACTAAACAGATCCGATAAGATGTTTCAGATCCGAGATCTGATTCTCCCACAATTGTTTAGCTTCTCCTACTTCTTCTTTTTCAGCAAAATCGACTACCATCAACGACACATCTTTGGTTAATTCATCCACCAGGATATGCAGTTCAAAAAAATATTCAGTGTCTTTACTACTCTCATCCACCCATTTGAATTTGACTTTCTCACCTGTTTTTTTGGAAGCCAAACGTGCTTTCTCCTGCGAATCATTCCAAATAAAGGTAAAGAATTCTCCTCTTGAGTTTACATTGTCGGCGAACCATTCAGATAAACCAGATGGTGTTGATATATATTGATACAATAATTGTGGCGAAGAATTGATCGGAAACTCGATTTCGTAACGTATTTTTGGATCCATGTGCTACTTTTAATTTTTTTGGAAATATAAGAATATATGTCCGAAAACAATGCATTTTTAAAAATATTTTTTTTTCTTCAATTTATGCTTGTATGCTTTAATATTATTTCTATCTTTGCACCCGCAATGAGGAACTCGGTTCTACTTGCAGTCTTGGCGAGGTAGCTCAGTTGGTTAGAGCGCAGGATTCATAACCCTGAGGTCACGGGTTCAACTCCCGTCCTCGCTACAAAAAACAAAACCCTAATCATCAATTGATTAGGGTTTTTTATTTAAAGTTATCACTTCTAAAGCAACGAATTAGAGTGAGAAATTTTAGAAAAAACACCTACAATTCGAACAATATGGATATAGTTAAATTTAAAATCACATCAAAAACGATAAAAGTAGAAGTACGCAATTCGAATAATTATGTTTTTAATTTTAATACTGCTTTAGAAATTGAAAAAGAAGACAGAGAGGTTTTATTACGACTTTATAATGCATTAGACCTTCTTTTTAAAAAAGAAACTTCTCCTGAAGTAAAAAACTATATTTCACCCAATCAAACCAATATACTGGATCAGATTTCGGCTGCTGATAATTTAGAGCAGGAAGAATAAACCATCGCCCGTTTATGGTTTACGATTAAAATTTATTTTCTAAAAAGAGGAAGTCTCAAAAGTGAGGTTTCCTCTTTTCTATTTTCTTTAGATCCCTACAGAATGTTTTAGATCTATAGAAATCTTCTTACTACAACTGATTTTACAATTAGCACTCCCTTCTGACTTCAGTATCCGAAACGATTAAAAAAACCGCGAAAAGACAAGAGCAAATCGATGCACTATAAAACTTTTCATAGAGAAGTACTTACTTTTAAAAAAAGCGGCACAAAATATGGTAAGTGTTTTCATGCTCAGGCTTTCACCTCGCAACACAAAGCAAAATCAGGTATTTCTACTTAGTGTATTAATGTATTAAAAAACGAATTTTGCTGCCAAGTACGTGAAACCGTAAGTTATTCTCTGAAAACTAATCTATTTTAGCAAAATAAAAAGAATAAAAATCACAAAAAGAAAACTATAACACACTAACCATAAAATTAAAATCATTAAAAAAACGAACCATGGAAAAACTTTGGTGTTGGCGTTGTAAAATGGAAGTTCCTATGTTACACACAGAAGAATACCGAATTGCAACCAAACTCTATCGTGATGGCTTTGAACAAGGAAAATGTAATATGACCAGGACAGAGCGATTCAGTGAACTTCTTGATTATTATAAGCAATTAACCGGATTTAAAGAAACCGATCCTAATGCTATTATGCACCACCGAATTGATCTTTATGGCCCGCCTTGTGAAAGTTGTACTAAACCTTACCGAACGCCACATGCAACATTTTGTGCTGCGTGCGGACATAAAAGAGTAGCTGTCGCAACCAACTACAATCACCCTTCTCCTTCTCCTTCCATAATAGAAGAACAAAAATGGTGGCAAAAACTGTTGGTTCCAATTAAAGTAAATCACCCTGCGCCCGCTCTTTACTCTTTAATCACAAAACTTCACTTAAATCCATAGAAGGCAAAAGAATGAAACTCAATCTTAAAATCCATTTTTAATGTACTAAAAGTGGATTTTTTATTTCCGGAATCTACGTTTCTTTCTTTAATGTCAAAAATGCGTTAAAATACCTTTCCGACGGTAATTTTTCGACAATTAAAAATACTTTTGTGAAAACGAAAACAAGGGGATCTTTTCATCACAGATCAGTAACCGGAAAACACAATGGTATGGATTACGAAAAATTCATCTTCTGCCTTGAAGGTGTTCCTGACGTAGAGAACAGCACTGTTACCCAGGTGGTAAAAAACCTGGAAGAGATAGCTATTGATCAGGGGATTGCCAGCATTTACAAAACCTGTGACACGATTGAAAGCTTAGAAGAAAGTTTAAATGTGTTACTTTATGAAGATCATAATTTTAAGGATTACGAGATTATCTACTTAGTAATGCCGGGCGAACCTAATAACATCTGCCTTCATGATTACTATTACAGTCTGGAAGAAATTGCAGAGCTGTTTGAAGGAAAAATGAAAGGAAAGATTATTCATTTTGCCAATTTAAAAGTACTTGATCTAAACGACGACGAAGCACAATACTTTTTAGACATTACCGGTGCACGCGCTATTTCGGGCTACGGCTCTACCTACAACAAAATAGCCAGCTGCAGTACAATCGACAAAGCTTTTTTTAGTTTGTATCAGGAAAATGACGATCTCACAGAAGTCGTAGAAGAGCTCTATCAAAAACACTATGCCCTGTGCAAATTACTCGATTTTAGACTGTATTATTAAATGATGAAAAACAAGACAGCCGGAACGATAAAAACATACGGTGCAAAAGGATTTCGGGAAAAGTTTCTGGGACCGGAAAATCCAATACAACTGTTGTTCAGATCGAATTCTGATCATTTTTTTTGTTTAAAAACAGAAGAAATGATGCAGCTTCGTTATGCCGTCCCTCCATCAAAACACAGCTGTCATACTATAATTTTTGTAACCTCGGGAGTTCATTTTGTAAAAATTGGTTTCGAAGAATACCAAACCAATCCCAATGAAATGATCATCGTTCCTGCCGGGCAGATTTTTTCTATCGAGCACATTAACACCAAACACGTTGGTTTTATTTGTCAGTTTCATCCGGATGTTTTAATCGGGAAGTACGGCAACAGCGAAATGTTAAACGATTTTGATTTTCTTAAAATTGGAGGCAATCCTAAAATCATGGTCTCTGAAGACAACTTTCATTTCATAATCAATCTCTTTAATCGCTTACAGGCAGCCTATCTTGAATCGGAAACCAACAATTCTGATATTGTTCAGGCTTATTTAATGGCTTTGTTTTTTGAAATGAATAAAACTGCTCCCAAAACCTCGAAAAACAGTACTGCCGCAGCTGTTATTGCTGCAAAGTTCAAAAAACTCATTTACGCGAACATCAAAACGCAGCATCAGGTTAATCATTATGCTTCTTTGCTTAATATTACACCCAACCATTTGAACAAATCGGTCAAATCGGCAACGGGTAAGTCCGCAGCCAAATGGATTGATGAGACCATTATAACCGAAGCCAAATACCTGCTATACCAAACTACTTTTTCGGTAAGTGAAATTGCAATGCAGGTAGGACATGAGGATCATTCTTACTTTAGCCGTTTCTTCAAAAAACAGGAAGGAATCACTCCCATTCAATATCGAAAATTGATTGATAAGTCCTAATTATTGCCTTTTGCATCCTATAAAAGAGAGAAGGATTTATTGAAATTTGCTCCGTAAAAAAAAGCAAATTTATGATCTATGTTTTCAAAACTTCAATTGATACAAAATCAAAGCTGGAATTCGCAAATGCCTTACTTGACGAATTGCTGCCCAATGCGATATGGAATTTTGACCTGGAGGACTGCGATAATATTTTAAGAATCGACAGTGAAACAGAAATAACAGAAAGGATTCTTAAGAACGAGATTTTCGACTGTATCGAATTAGAATAAAATCACACTTCCCCAACCCTTTTCTTCACCCTCAATTTATTAGTATGGAAACCGCTTTGCATCAAAACAAAACCTTTGACACTATTGATTATTCTGATCAGAAACTATCGGATAACGAATTTGTAAACTGCGATTTTATCAATTGCAACTTTTCCAAAAGCGATTTCACTTCAATTGATTTTTCAGATTGCACTTTTAAAAACTGTAATCTTTCACTCGCGGTCCTTAAAAATACAGGTCTTAAAAACATCAAATTTATTGGCTGCAAATTAATGGGTCTCGATTTTAGTGCCTGCAACAGTTTTTTATTCTCGATGTCTTTTCAGGACTGTCTCCTTGATTATTCCACTTTTATCTACAAAAAACTAAAGAAAACCAGTTTCGTCGACTGCTCTTTAAAAGATTCTGATTTTTCAAATACTGATTTGTCGCATGCCGTTTTTAAAAACTGTGATCTTGCCAATGCCACTTTTGTGG harbors:
- a CDS encoding aminotransferase class IV → MINFNGTIVAEEENVLTQNRAFLYGDGVFETVKIVNNKILFLEDHYFRLMASMRVVRMEIPMNFTMEYFEEQLLSLVQQKGISAAARARITVFRKEGGFYLPKTNEVSFLIHATALESVLYALNTAEYEVDLYKDFYVTKQLLSSIKTTNKMINVTGSIFAHENGLANCVLLNDTKNVVEVLQGNLFMVVGEKLITPPISEGCLNGIMRKQILALAKKVEGIEVVEEIISPFDLQKADELFLTNVIMGVQPITKYRKKEFTSNLAHLLVQKLNESISEN
- a CDS encoding START-like domain-containing protein — translated: MDPKIRYEIEFPINSSPQLLYQYISTPSGLSEWFADNVNSRGEFFTFIWNDSQEKARLASKKTGEKVKFKWVDESSKDTEYFFELHILVDELTKDVSLMVVDFAEKEEVGEAKQLWENQISDLKHLIGSV
- a CDS encoding DUF6642 family protein; this translates as MDYEKFIFCLEGVPDVENSTVTQVVKNLEEIAIDQGIASIYKTCDTIESLEESLNVLLYEDHNFKDYEIIYLVMPGEPNNICLHDYYYSLEEIAELFEGKMKGKIIHFANLKVLDLNDDEAQYFLDITGARAISGYGSTYNKIASCSTIDKAFFSLYQENDDLTEVVEELYQKHYALCKLLDFRLYY
- a CDS encoding helix-turn-helix domain-containing protein, whose amino-acid sequence is MMKNKTAGTIKTYGAKGFREKFLGPENPIQLLFRSNSDHFFCLKTEEMMQLRYAVPPSKHSCHTIIFVTSGVHFVKIGFEEYQTNPNEMIIVPAGQIFSIEHINTKHVGFICQFHPDVLIGKYGNSEMLNDFDFLKIGGNPKIMVSEDNFHFIINLFNRLQAAYLESETNNSDIVQAYLMALFFEMNKTAPKTSKNSTAAAVIAAKFKKLIYANIKTQHQVNHYASLLNITPNHLNKSVKSATGKSAAKWIDETIITEAKYLLYQTTFSVSEIAMQVGHEDHSYFSRFFKKQEGITPIQYRKLIDKS
- a CDS encoding pentapeptide repeat-containing protein, whose protein sequence is METALHQNKTFDTIDYSDQKLSDNEFVNCDFINCNFSKSDFTSIDFSDCTFKNCNLSLAVLKNTGLKNIKFIGCKLMGLDFSACNSFLFSMSFQDCLLDYSTFIYKKLKKTSFVDCSLKDSDFSNTDLSHAVFKNCDLANATFVECLLEKTDFRTSRNYAFDPSENKIKKTKVSHAALAGLLEKFDLDIE